The proteins below come from a single Flavobacterium lindanitolerans genomic window:
- a CDS encoding cystathionine gamma-synthase, whose translation MKFNTKVIHGGQHHDPSTGAVMPPVYQTSTFVQSSPGQPVGDYEYSRAANPTRTALENALASIENGTKGLAFSSGLAATDCVLRSFQAGDEVIAMDDLYGGTYRMFTRIYKNSGIKFHFVDMNDLEKFKSLINENTKLVWVETPTNPLMKLADIEAIAKITKEHKLLFAVDNTFATPYLQKPLDLGADIVMHSATKYLGGHSDVIAGALVVKDEALAEQLHFQQFATGATLGPQDSFLVLRGIKTLHLRVQRHCENGAKVTEFLSSHPKVKTVFYPGLESHPFHEIAKKQMKNGFGGMVSFTFESGKKEDAVRFLEKLRVFTLAESLGGVESLANHPALMTHASIPEDKRKEIGISDDLVRLSVGIEDIDDLIEDLKQALQ comes from the coding sequence ATGAAATTTAACACTAAAGTGATACACGGCGGACAGCATCATGACCCAAGTACGGGAGCCGTAATGCCGCCGGTTTACCAGACTTCTACCTTTGTGCAGTCAAGCCCGGGACAGCCTGTTGGAGATTATGAATACAGCAGGGCAGCCAATCCAACGCGTACGGCTTTGGAGAATGCGTTGGCCAGTATTGAAAACGGAACAAAAGGTCTTGCCTTTTCTTCAGGATTAGCGGCTACAGATTGCGTTTTGAGGTCTTTCCAGGCAGGAGATGAGGTGATTGCCATGGACGATTTATATGGTGGAACCTACAGAATGTTTACGAGAATTTATAAAAATTCCGGAATCAAGTTTCATTTTGTAGATATGAACGATTTGGAGAAATTCAAATCGTTAATCAACGAAAATACAAAGTTGGTATGGGTGGAAACACCAACCAATCCTTTGATGAAACTGGCCGATATCGAAGCCATTGCCAAAATAACCAAAGAACACAAATTGCTTTTTGCTGTCGATAATACTTTTGCTACTCCCTATTTGCAAAAGCCATTGGACTTGGGAGCAGATATCGTAATGCACTCAGCCACAAAATACCTTGGCGGACATTCTGATGTTATTGCCGGTGCTTTGGTCGTAAAAGATGAGGCTTTGGCAGAACAATTGCATTTCCAGCAATTTGCTACAGGTGCTACATTGGGTCCGCAGGATTCTTTTTTAGTGTTGAGAGGAATTAAAACTTTGCATCTAAGAGTACAAAGGCATTGTGAGAACGGAGCAAAGGTTACGGAGTTTTTGAGCAGCCATCCAAAAGTAAAGACCGTTTTTTATCCGGGATTGGAGTCACATCCATTCCACGAAATTGCCAAAAAGCAAATGAAGAATGGTTTTGGAGGTATGGTTTCTTTTACGTTTGAATCAGGTAAGAAAGAAGATGCAGTCCGTTTCCTGGAGAAGTTGCGGGTATTTACCCTGGCAGAGTCTTTGGGAGGTGTGGAATCGCTGGCAAATCATCCGGCTTTGATGACACATGCTTCAATTCCTGAAGATAAGAGAAAAGAAATAGGAATTTCAGATGACCTGGTTCGGTTGAGTGTAGGTATCGAAGATATCGATGACCTCATTGAAGACCTGAAACAGGCGTTGCAATAA
- a CDS encoding arsenate reductase family protein, with product MNNKIYYLSSCDTCRKIIKSLPNTDRLEFHDIRQNPITEAELEEMHKLSGSYEALFSKKAQLYKSLDLKNKNLQEADFKKYLLEHYTFLSRPVFIIDGKIYIGNSQKNILEVTKALS from the coding sequence ATGAACAATAAAATATACTATTTAAGCTCTTGCGATACCTGCCGAAAAATCATAAAATCACTTCCAAATACGGACAGGCTTGAATTTCATGACATCCGCCAGAATCCAATCACGGAAGCAGAACTGGAAGAAATGCACAAATTGTCCGGAAGCTATGAAGCACTATTCAGCAAAAAGGCTCAACTATACAAATCACTGGACCTGAAAAATAAAAACCTGCAGGAAGCCGATTTTAAAAAATACCTTCTGGAACATTATACCTTTTTGAGCCGTCCGGTTTTTATCATCGACGGAAAAATCTATATCGGCAACAGTCAGAAGAACATCCTTGAAGTGACCAAAGCGCTTTCTTAG
- a CDS encoding Crp/Fnr family transcriptional regulator has translation MSQLLRQQIEKITPLTDGEFDYILSHFTPKKYKKHQFLVQEGEDVPNDFFVLEGCLKAYHVSQDGKEHILQFALPDWWICDFNAYFNQTKATLNIDCIEDTEVLCLSLYNREKLCSEMHKIEHFFRRKSNAGYIALQQRILSMLNNNPQERYEKLLQLYPSLFQKVPKKLIASYLGVSRETLSRFSS, from the coding sequence ATGAGTCAACTATTACGACAGCAAATCGAGAAAATCACGCCACTAACTGATGGCGAATTCGATTATATACTGTCGCATTTTACTCCTAAAAAATATAAAAAACACCAGTTTTTAGTTCAGGAAGGTGAAGATGTCCCTAATGATTTTTTTGTTTTGGAAGGCTGCCTGAAAGCCTATCACGTAAGCCAGGACGGGAAAGAACATATTCTCCAGTTTGCACTTCCGGATTGGTGGATTTGTGATTTCAATGCCTATTTCAACCAAACAAAAGCCACTCTCAACATTGACTGCATTGAAGACACGGAAGTACTCTGCCTTTCGTTATACAACCGTGAAAAACTCTGCTCAGAAATGCATAAGATTGAACATTTTTTTCGCAGAAAATCCAATGCCGGATATATTGCCCTGCAACAGAGAATCCTGTCGATGCTAAACAACAATCCGCAGGAACGTTATGAAAAATTACTGCAGCTTTATCCCAGCCTATTTCAAAAAGTCCCTAAAAAACTGATTGCTTCCTATCTTGGTGTTTCCCGGGAAACATTGAGCCGTTTTAGTTCGTGA
- a CDS encoding type 1 glutamine amidotransferase domain-containing protein — protein MKKIIAPVLMAVTVFALFLNPDLANAQTKKSKKMEKKKILFVVSSHDKKGNTGEPTGYYLGEVTHAWEVLKDHYTIDFVSPKGGTPPVDGFDLNDPINKQFWEDAVYHKKISNSMKPSEVNPKDYVAIYYAGGHGAMWDFPENAEIAKIATAIYENNGVVGAVCHGPAGLVNIKLSNGKYLVDGKKVNAFTNEEEIAVKLEKVVPFALETKLIERGAKFEKSGLWQPHVTVDGRLVTGQNPQSAKGVGEAVLKELKSLGK, from the coding sequence ATGAAAAAAATAATCGCTCCGGTTTTGATGGCAGTTACAGTTTTTGCCCTTTTCTTAAATCCGGATTTGGCCAACGCACAAACTAAAAAATCAAAAAAGATGGAAAAAAAGAAAATTTTATTCGTGGTATCGAGCCATGACAAAAAAGGAAACACAGGCGAACCAACCGGTTATTATCTGGGAGAAGTTACCCATGCCTGGGAAGTATTAAAAGACCATTATACAATTGATTTTGTAAGCCCAAAAGGCGGAACACCGCCTGTTGATGGCTTTGATCTGAACGACCCTATTAATAAGCAATTTTGGGAAGATGCGGTTTATCACAAGAAAATCAGCAATTCAATGAAACCGTCTGAAGTAAATCCGAAAGATTATGTCGCTATTTACTATGCCGGAGGCCATGGTGCCATGTGGGATTTTCCTGAAAATGCAGAAATTGCCAAAATCGCTACGGCTATTTATGAAAACAATGGCGTGGTTGGAGCAGTCTGCCACGGACCAGCCGGATTGGTAAACATTAAATTAAGCAATGGCAAATATTTGGTTGACGGCAAAAAAGTAAACGCCTTTACGAATGAAGAAGAAATTGCAGTAAAATTAGAAAAAGTCGTTCCGTTTGCTTTAGAAACAAAACTGATAGAACGTGGTGCTAAGTTCGAAAAATCCGGATTATGGCAACCACATGTTACGGTTGACGGAAGGCTCGTAACCGGACAAAATCCTCAATCCGCAAAAGGTGTTGGAGAAGCAGTTTTAAAAGAGTTGAAATCGCTTGGGAAATAA
- a CDS encoding iron-containing alcohol dehydrogenase, producing MLNFELYNPTQLVFGKGQIAKISDLIPKEAKVLITYGGGSIFKNGVYDQVRKALHGYDITEFGGIEPNPRYETLMKAVEIIREKQLDFILAVGGGSVIDGTKFISAAVKFDGKPMDILKKGIRILDNAVPFGTVLTLPATASEMNSGAVITINETQEKLSFGGPALFPKFSICDPEVVASLPKRQIQNGIIDAYTHVLEQYLTYPHDALLQDRISEGILQTLIEIGPEVVENPTDYKLASNYMWSCTMALNGLIQKGVPTDWATHMIGHELTALFEIDHARTLAIIGPNLYRVMFETKKDKLAQYGKRVWNVADATIDEMAVEAIEKTVEFFHRMGMQTKLSEYTQDYEKTADFIARRFEERGWKGLGEKKNITPEKVKNIVELSY from the coding sequence ATGCTGAACTTCGAATTATATAATCCTACCCAATTGGTTTTTGGGAAAGGACAAATTGCAAAAATTTCCGACCTCATCCCAAAAGAGGCAAAAGTATTGATTACTTATGGTGGCGGTAGTATCTTCAAAAATGGTGTTTATGACCAGGTACGAAAAGCACTGCACGGGTATGACATCACTGAATTTGGAGGAATTGAGCCCAATCCACGTTATGAAACCTTGATGAAAGCCGTAGAAATCATCCGTGAAAAACAACTGGATTTTATACTGGCTGTAGGCGGCGGTTCTGTAATTGATGGAACCAAGTTTATTTCGGCTGCCGTAAAATTTGACGGAAAGCCAATGGATATTCTAAAAAAAGGAATTCGGATTCTTGACAATGCCGTTCCGTTTGGGACAGTTCTCACGCTTCCGGCTACTGCAAGCGAAATGAATTCGGGAGCGGTAATCACCATCAACGAAACTCAGGAAAAACTTTCGTTTGGTGGTCCTGCCCTATTCCCAAAATTTTCAATCTGCGACCCTGAAGTAGTTGCTTCATTGCCAAAAAGACAAATCCAAAACGGGATTATTGATGCCTACACGCACGTTCTTGAGCAATATCTTACCTATCCGCATGATGCACTATTGCAGGACAGAATTTCAGAAGGAATTCTGCAAACCCTAATTGAAATCGGACCGGAGGTTGTAGAAAATCCAACCGACTATAAACTGGCGTCTAATTATATGTGGAGCTGTACGATGGCATTGAACGGACTAATCCAGAAAGGGGTTCCTACGGATTGGGCTACGCATATGATTGGCCATGAACTGACTGCCCTTTTTGAAATAGACCATGCCAGAACACTTGCTATTATTGGCCCAAATCTGTACCGCGTCATGTTTGAAACTAAAAAAGATAAGCTGGCACAATATGGCAAAAGAGTCTGGAATGTTGCCGATGCTACTATAGATGAAATGGCTGTTGAAGCTATTGAGAAAACTGTTGAATTTTTTCATAGAATGGGAATGCAGACCAAATTGTCTGAATACACACAGGACTACGAAAAAACAGCCGATTTCATAGCCCGACGTTTTGAAGAAAGAGGCTGGAAAGGCCTGGGAGAAAAGAAAAACATTACTCCTGAAAAAGTAAAAAATATTGTGGAACTCAGCTATTAA
- the nadD gene encoding nicotinate (nicotinamide) nucleotide adenylyltransferase: MKIGLYFGTFNPIHVGHMIIANHMAEFSDLNQVWMVVTPHNPHKKKSTLLEDHHRLQMVFLATEDYPKLKPSDIEFKLPQPNYTVNTLAYLQEKFPKYEFSLIMGEDNLNSFHKWKNYDVILQNHDIYVYPRISDAAISPEFTGHPKIHVIDAPIVEISSTKIRESIKNGKNARPMLPEKVWDYIDHNLFYKK; the protein is encoded by the coding sequence ATGAAAATCGGATTATACTTCGGAACATTTAACCCAATCCATGTAGGCCACATGATTATTGCCAACCATATGGCTGAATTTTCAGATTTGAATCAGGTATGGATGGTTGTGACGCCTCATAATCCGCATAAGAAAAAAAGTACTTTGCTGGAAGACCACCACAGGCTTCAGATGGTTTTCCTGGCAACAGAAGACTATCCAAAACTTAAACCTTCTGATATTGAATTTAAACTGCCGCAACCAAACTATACAGTAAATACGCTGGCTTACCTTCAGGAAAAATTTCCAAAATATGAATTTTCCCTTATCATGGGTGAAGACAATCTGAACTCTTTCCATAAGTGGAAAAACTATGATGTTATCCTCCAGAATCACGATATTTATGTTTATCCCAGAATTTCTGACGCGGCTATCAGTCCGGAATTCACAGGACATCCGAAAATACATGTAATTGATGCTCCCATAGTAGAAATTTCATCGACTAAAATCCGGGAAAGCATCAAAAACGGTAAGAATGCAAGACCTATGCTTCCTGAAAAAGTATGGGATTATATTGACCACAATCTGTTTTATAAGAAATAG
- a CDS encoding DUF3298 and DUF4163 domain-containing protein — translation MKRLLLFIAIPLAFASCQKDKKESSELKTVDFQSKTFEKKTTLPCKGDLCAEVKITVPEASAVPVVADSINKKIFNTVRGIVYFGEKPYNGKTYEDIMTSFINSYEELKKEFPDETLGWEAKIDAKVDYTSDKVLNIKLHHYTYTGGAHGYEGNRSLLFNPETGKELTRKDFLKDEAGFKALAEKEFRKKYKIPAGAINSTGLMFENEVFELPQSIFFTPKGLLLYYNTYEIASYADGPKELLLPYDQLKDHLLIK, via the coding sequence ATGAAACGTCTCTTACTATTTATCGCAATACCGCTCGCTTTTGCAAGCTGTCAAAAAGACAAAAAAGAAAGTTCTGAACTGAAAACAGTTGATTTCCAATCCAAAACTTTTGAAAAGAAGACAACGCTGCCATGCAAGGGAGACCTTTGTGCCGAAGTAAAGATAACGGTTCCGGAAGCTTCAGCCGTTCCGGTAGTAGCAGACAGTATCAACAAGAAAATCTTCAATACGGTTCGCGGCATCGTCTATTTTGGCGAGAAACCCTACAACGGAAAGACTTATGAAGACATCATGACTTCCTTTATCAATTCTTATGAAGAGCTGAAAAAAGAATTTCCTGATGAAACTTTAGGCTGGGAAGCCAAAATAGATGCCAAAGTAGATTATACTTCAGATAAGGTCTTAAACATCAAATTGCACCATTACACCTACACAGGTGGCGCCCATGGTTATGAAGGAAACCGTTCCCTGCTTTTCAATCCTGAAACCGGAAAAGAATTGACACGAAAAGACTTCCTGAAAGACGAAGCAGGCTTTAAGGCTCTTGCCGAAAAGGAGTTCCGAAAAAAATATAAGATTCCTGCTGGCGCCATAAATTCAACAGGACTGATGTTTGAAAACGAAGTATTTGAACTTCCTCAAAGTATTTTCTTTACACCAAAAGGACTGTTGTTATATTACAACACCTACGAAATTGCTTCTTATGCTGATGGCCCAAAAGAGTTATTACTGCCTTACGACCAGCTAAAAGACCATCTTCTTATCAAATAG
- a CDS encoding DinB family protein: protein MHEAYNITMQNRKVLEGYLQNYSLEQLNKVPQGFNNNLIWNIGHIIVVQQLLVYKLSGLPTMVSDEMISRYQKGTRPETDATQEEINEIKRLLYVTVEQTQTDFDNQIFKTYHEFTNNLGFTIRSAEGAIAYNYYHEAMHLGMMMSIRKFV, encoded by the coding sequence ATGCACGAAGCATACAATATCACTATGCAGAACAGAAAAGTCTTAGAGGGCTATCTGCAAAACTATTCTCTTGAACAATTAAACAAAGTTCCTCAAGGTTTTAATAATAACCTGATTTGGAATATTGGCCATATTATTGTCGTACAGCAATTGTTGGTTTATAAATTGTCCGGACTTCCAACGATGGTTTCAGACGAAATGATTTCCAGATACCAAAAAGGAACCCGTCCGGAAACTGACGCTACGCAGGAAGAAATCAATGAAATAAAGCGATTGCTTTATGTAACCGTTGAGCAGACCCAAACTGATTTTGACAACCAGATTTTTAAAACGTACCACGAATTCACCAACAACCTGGGATTTACAATCCGAAGTGCGGAAGGCGCAATCGCTTACAATTATTATCACGAAGCCATGCATTTGGGGATGATGATGAGCATTCGCAAATTTGTGTAG
- the gmk gene encoding guanylate kinase, whose protein sequence is MNNGKLIVFSAPSGSGKTTIVRYLLAQKELHLDFSISATSREKRGEEIDGRDYYFLSAEEFQKKIEENAFVEYEEVYKDNYYGTLKSELERIWAAGKHVIFDIDVIGGLNIKKQYPKQTLAVFVSPPSVEELERRLRFRQTETDEKIQMRLAKAEKEIAKAEEFDVILKNYDLEIAKNDAYKLVYDYLKMI, encoded by the coding sequence ATGAATAATGGCAAATTAATAGTATTTTCGGCTCCTTCCGGTTCTGGAAAGACTACGATAGTACGATACCTTTTAGCTCAAAAAGAACTGCACCTGGACTTCTCTATTTCTGCGACTTCACGCGAAAAAAGAGGAGAAGAAATCGACGGCAGGGATTATTATTTTCTATCTGCTGAAGAATTCCAGAAAAAAATAGAGGAAAATGCTTTTGTCGAATACGAAGAGGTCTACAAAGACAATTATTATGGTACTTTAAAAAGCGAACTGGAGCGAATCTGGGCAGCCGGAAAGCATGTCATATTCGATATTGATGTAATTGGCGGACTGAACATAAAAAAGCAATATCCAAAACAAACCCTGGCCGTATTTGTAAGTCCTCCTTCTGTAGAAGAATTGGAAAGAAGACTTCGTTTCCGTCAGACTGAAACCGACGAAAAGATACAGATGCGCCTTGCCAAAGCCGAGAAAGAAATTGCCAAAGCGGAGGAATTTGACGTAATCCTGAAAAATTACGACCTGGAAATAGCAAAAAACGACGCTTATAAATTGGTTTATGATTATTTGAAAATGATTTAA
- a CDS encoding YicC/YloC family endoribonuclease, translating into MIQSMTGFGKATLQLPNKKITVEIKSLNSKSLDLNVRTPYVYREMELALRNQIAQKLERGKVDFSLFIEITGEETSSKINVPIVKAYINQLRQVVDGDDTELLKMAVRMPDALKTEREELDENEWKTIQGVIDQGLENIQEFRTSEGIALEKEFLIRIGNILALMRETVALDGERIETVKNRLKTAIEELNVNVDENRFEQELIFYLEKYDITEEKVRLENHLNYFMETLAGKEANGRKLGFITQEIGREINTMGSKSNHAQMQKLVVQMKDELEKIKEQVLNVL; encoded by the coding sequence ATGATACAATCAATGACTGGTTTCGGCAAAGCAACTTTGCAATTGCCTAACAAAAAAATTACCGTTGAAATCAAATCCTTAAACAGCAAAAGTTTGGATTTGAATGTGAGGACGCCTTATGTTTATCGCGAAATGGAATTGGCACTCCGAAATCAGATTGCTCAGAAATTAGAAAGAGGAAAAGTAGATTTTTCTTTATTTATAGAAATTACCGGAGAAGAGACTTCATCCAAAATCAACGTGCCTATTGTAAAAGCCTATATCAATCAGCTTAGACAAGTGGTTGACGGTGACGATACGGAACTATTAAAAATGGCTGTCAGAATGCCGGATGCCCTCAAAACCGAACGCGAGGAATTAGACGAAAATGAATGGAAAACCATACAGGGTGTTATTGACCAGGGTTTGGAAAACATTCAGGAATTCAGAACCTCGGAAGGTATTGCGCTGGAAAAAGAATTTCTTATCCGGATTGGCAACATTCTTGCGTTAATGAGAGAGACTGTAGCTTTAGATGGCGAAAGGATTGAAACGGTTAAAAACCGACTAAAAACGGCTATCGAAGAACTGAATGTCAATGTTGACGAAAATCGCTTTGAGCAGGAGCTGATTTTCTATCTTGAAAAATACGATATTACGGAGGAAAAAGTACGTTTGGAAAACCACCTGAATTATTTCATGGAAACATTGGCCGGAAAAGAAGCCAACGGTCGAAAACTAGGTTTTATTACCCAGGAAATAGGTAGAGAAATCAATACGATGGGTTCCAAATCCAACCATGCACAAATGCAGAAGCTTGTCGTCCAGATGAAAGACGAACTGGAAAAAATCAAAGAACAAGTCTTGAACGTTTTGTAA
- a CDS encoding DMT family transporter produces the protein MSTRNWALLGALMVSIIYGVTFTIAKDVMPEFVKPFGFIVLRVGGSALLFWLVALFLKTEKIALNDFPRIIASAFFGVAFNMLTFFEGLSLTSPIMASVIMVTTPMIVLVLSAIIMKEKILKWKAFGIILGLAGTLLLILYGKSVGNAPNAMWGNFLVFVNAVSYGFYLIIVKKLMEKYSAFSFVKWIYLFGFIMVLPFGWKQVQEIEWAIIPTPVYAKILFVVVISTFLTYLLNLLSMKELKPTIVAVFIYLQPFFATLFAIGLGKDQLSLIKVISAAMFFLGIYLVTQKKKTVPDN, from the coding sequence ATGTCTACAAGAAATTGGGCCTTGCTGGGAGCCCTGATGGTTTCGATTATTTATGGCGTGACCTTTACCATTGCCAAAGACGTAATGCCGGAGTTTGTCAAACCTTTCGGATTTATCGTCTTGCGCGTTGGCGGTTCCGCATTGCTGTTCTGGCTCGTTGCGCTTTTTTTAAAGACCGAAAAAATTGCCTTGAATGATTTTCCCAGAATTATTGCTTCCGCCTTTTTTGGAGTAGCTTTTAATATGCTTACCTTTTTTGAAGGATTAAGCCTTACCTCTCCTATTATGGCTTCCGTAATTATGGTTACAACACCCATGATTGTACTGGTACTTTCGGCAATAATCATGAAAGAAAAAATTCTGAAATGGAAAGCTTTCGGGATTATATTGGGATTGGCCGGAACCTTACTGCTCATTTTATATGGAAAAAGCGTAGGCAATGCTCCCAATGCCATGTGGGGCAACTTTTTGGTTTTTGTCAATGCTGTTTCTTATGGATTTTACCTGATTATCGTCAAAAAGCTGATGGAAAAATACAGTGCTTTTTCTTTTGTGAAGTGGATTTATCTTTTCGGATTTATTATGGTGTTGCCTTTTGGATGGAAGCAGGTTCAGGAAATCGAATGGGCTATTATTCCAACACCTGTATATGCTAAAATCCTTTTTGTGGTTGTGATTTCTACATTCCTGACCTATCTGCTGAATCTCTTGTCCATGAAAGAACTCAAGCCTACTATTGTAGCCGTTTTTATCTACCTGCAGCCCTTTTTTGCAACATTATTCGCTATTGGTTTGGGAAAAGACCAATTGAGTCTGATAAAGGTAATTTCTGCCGCGATGTTTTTCCTGGGAATCTATCTCGTAACACAGAAGAAAAAAACCGTACCGGACAACTGA
- a CDS encoding DUF6263 family protein has protein sequence MKFRIICGLLFGGIMAILFGCAKKDTIDLKLKLKAGEVERVYAATVVKGGSMEFQSIVEMRFTTEAIKPDRNVIDVKVVRMSSSSDAFGEKESYDSNKDVNEMTQEERSTHQEFQQVLNQSFLVAVNNKGKVVEPFRSKNGDRRRLTEQIIDISNIYIPFPEEPVGVGSEWEAEREESLTKIKTVSTYKITEINDKQIVVSIASKIKGMKGFVDNEAKGQYVLDRKTCKMITGDFSMSLEDKRKVFFKFRSVPD, from the coding sequence ATGAAATTTAGGATTATCTGCGGGCTCCTTTTTGGAGGAATAATGGCAATTTTATTTGGTTGTGCTAAAAAGGATACCATTGACCTGAAACTTAAATTAAAGGCCGGTGAAGTCGAAAGAGTTTATGCGGCTACCGTAGTCAAAGGAGGTTCTATGGAATTTCAAAGCATTGTAGAAATGAGATTTACAACTGAGGCCATAAAGCCTGACAGGAACGTAATTGATGTAAAAGTTGTCAGGATGAGTTCGTCTTCCGATGCTTTTGGAGAAAAGGAAAGTTATGATTCCAATAAAGATGTCAATGAAATGACCCAGGAAGAAAGGAGTACACATCAGGAGTTTCAGCAAGTATTAAATCAGTCTTTTTTGGTTGCTGTAAATAACAAAGGAAAAGTTGTGGAGCCTTTCAGGAGTAAAAACGGAGACAGGCGAAGACTTACGGAACAGATTATAGATATTTCAAACATCTATATTCCCTTTCCTGAAGAACCGGTTGGAGTGGGTTCTGAATGGGAAGCAGAAAGGGAAGAATCCCTGACCAAAATAAAAACCGTATCAACCTATAAAATAACAGAAATTAACGACAAGCAAATAGTTGTCTCAATAGCTTCAAAAATAAAAGGAATGAAAGGTTTTGTTGATAATGAGGCAAAAGGACAGTATGTTTTGGATAGAAAAACATGCAAAATGATTACGGGAGATTTCTCCATGAGTTTAGAAGACAAGAGAAAGGTGTTTTTTAAATTCCGCTCTGTTCCTGATTAG
- a CDS encoding NAD(P)H-dependent glycerol-3-phosphate dehydrogenase, protein MNEHPKFAVIGGGSWATAIAKMLCVNLEEIAWYMRNESAIEHIKKFKHNPNYLSSVEFDTKKLKLTSNINEAVKYADYIIFAIPSAFLSGELEHLTESLDGKIIFSAIKGIVPETSLIVGEHFHEKYNIPYDNIGVITGPCHAEEVAMERLSYLTIACGDSQKAKIMANNLSGNYIKAKISDDIIGTEYAAMLKNIYAIAAGMAHGLGYGDNFQALLMSNAIREMKKFIRKVHKMKRNINDSAYLGDLLVTGYSIFSRNRMFGNMIGKGYTVKSAMMEMSMVAEGYYATNSAYKLNEGLRAKTPIIDAVYGILYEGKEPKKVFRKLTEKLN, encoded by the coding sequence ATGAATGAACATCCAAAATTTGCCGTAATTGGCGGCGGAAGCTGGGCGACAGCAATTGCAAAAATGCTTTGCGTTAATCTCGAAGAGATTGCGTGGTATATGAGGAATGAAAGTGCGATTGAACATATCAAAAAGTTCAAACACAATCCGAATTACCTCAGTTCTGTTGAATTTGACACCAAAAAACTAAAACTTACCAGTAATATAAACGAAGCAGTAAAATATGCCGATTATATTATTTTCGCTATTCCTTCAGCTTTTTTAAGTGGCGAATTGGAGCATCTTACAGAAAGCCTGGATGGAAAAATTATTTTTTCTGCCATTAAAGGTATTGTTCCGGAAACCAGCCTTATTGTTGGAGAGCATTTCCATGAAAAATACAATATTCCTTATGACAATATCGGGGTTATAACCGGTCCTTGTCACGCTGAAGAAGTTGCCATGGAACGCCTTTCCTATCTGACCATTGCTTGTGGCGATTCGCAAAAGGCCAAAATTATGGCAAATAACCTCAGCGGCAATTATATCAAAGCCAAAATTTCTGACGACATTATTGGTACAGAATATGCCGCCATGCTAAAAAACATTTATGCTATTGCAGCCGGAATGGCCCACGGTTTGGGTTATGGCGATAATTTTCAGGCGCTATTGATGAGTAACGCAATACGCGAAATGAAAAAATTCATCCGAAAGGTTCATAAAATGAAACGAAACATCAATGATTCTGCCTATCTGGGCGATTTATTGGTTACGGGATATTCTATATTTTCGAGAAACAGAATGTTTGGAAACATGATTGGAAAAGGCTATACCGTAAAATCTGCCATGATGGAAATGAGTATGGTTGCCGAAGGCTATTACGCCACAAACAGTGCCTACAAGCTAAATGAAGGCTTGCGCGCCAAAACTCCAATCATTGATGCAGTTTATGGCATCTTATATGAAGGAAAAGAACCTAAAAAAGTATTTAGAAAACTAACTGAAAAACTTAACTAA